Within the Myxococcus virescens genome, the region CACCCGGAGGCGGCCCACTGAGTCGCGAAGGGCCCGGCGTCAGTTGAGGTACTGGTCCCGGTCCGGCCGGTCCTGCCGCACCACCTGCAGGTGCTTGGAGCGGCCCTTCAACTGACGCTGCAGCCGCCAGTGCTGCAGGTGCAGCCACAGCTTGCGCGGGCTGGCCCCGCGCACGTAGGCGAACGCCATGCAGAGGCCGAGCAGGTCCGGCACCTGCGTCTGCCAGCCACTGGTGATGGCCGACAGGACGACGAAGCCCGCACCGATGCCCGCCAGCGCGTTGCCCGACAGCGGCAGCCCCCAGAAGTTCGTCTGCCCCCGGCCAATGGAGAGTCCGTAGGACACCCACAGCACCGACGTCATGACGTTGCCGCCCGCGTACGCCTGCACCGTCGCGCCGGGCACCAGCATGGCCAGCAGCGAGGTGATGAGGCCCGCGCTCACCGCGATGCCCAGCGCCACCATCAACAGGCGCCTGCTGCCCCAGATGGACTCCAGGTAGCCGCCAATGGACCAGGTGATGATGGCGCCGAAGATGATGCCGATGGGGCTGGACTCGATGAAGGCGTACGTCAGCGGCTGCCACAGGTAGAGCTTGCCGAACACCAGGTCCGGGAACAGCAGCAGCAAACCACCCGACTGCGACTTCGTGAGGTGGAACATCACGGAGCCCGCCACCAGCGCCACCGCCAACTTGGACGCCGTGGTCTCCAGGCCGGGCAGTCCCATGCCGCCGCCCCCGCCTCCGAAGCTCCTCATCGGTCGCATTCAGTACACCATCCTCTCGTTGCTCAGAGCCGTCCAAAGGTGGTGGAACACCGCTCGCTTCGCAACCCCAAATGACGAAGGGCGCCCATCCCCGATACCGGGGAAAGCGCCCTCGCACACTCACGCTTCGTCAACTGCCTCGCGGCCAATCAAGCCTTCGGCTTGTAGAAGAGCGTGATGGTCAAGCAGTGGAACTCCTTGTCGGAGGACTGCGTCACCACCCTGTCGACCACCTCGAGGTTGGAGTTCTCCTTGAGCCACTTGGTGATGTTCTCACCCATGTTCTCGCGGTCACGCGCGAGCGTGGTGGAGAACACCTTGACGCCCGTGAAGCTGATAACGCCCATTCCGACCCTCGTCATAAACCAGAGATTCTGGACGTTTACCCCGAGACGATTCCGCCATCAAGAATCGGGCCCGACAATCCGGCCCTTGCGCGTCCTGGGCATCCCACCCGGGAGGTGGGCTCCCGAGCCTCGCACGGAGCGCGCGGGCTCGGGGGCTGGAACGTCACCGGCCGCTGGCGGCCTTGCGCGACAGGCAGGTGACCTCGTCCTTGCAGGCCGGGCCAATGCCTTCGGGGTGTGCCGTCAGGGGCGTCTTGTCGCTCTCCTCCACGCTGCACACCACGCACTTGCGCTTGCGGTTGCGACGCTCGGCGCGGCGCTGCTCTGCGATGGCCTTGGCCCGCTCACGCGCCGTCTTCGCGTCCACCTCGTTGCTCATCTCGCGTCCTGGTTGGGAGTCCTGTGTCATCAGAGCGCCTCGACGAGCACCGCGATGCCCTGGCCGCCACCGATGCAGGCGGACCCGATACCATAGCGGGCGCCGCGACGCTTCAGCTCGTACACCAGCGTGGTGGTGATGCGCGCGCCGGAAGCCCCCAGCGGGTGCCCCACGGCGATGGCGCCGCCGTTGACGTTGGTGCGCTCACGGGGCAGCCCCAGCTCCTTCTCCACCGCCAGGTACTGCGGCGCGAAGGCCTCGTTGACCTCGAAGAGGTCGATGTCCGACAGCTGACACTGGGCGCGCTCCAGCAGCTGGCG harbors:
- a CDS encoding DUF1751 domain-containing protein, with translation MRPMRSFGGGGGGMGLPGLETTASKLAVALVAGSVMFHLTKSQSGGLLLLFPDLVFGKLYLWQPLTYAFIESSPIGIIFGAIITWSIGGYLESIWGSRRLLMVALGIAVSAGLITSLLAMLVPGATVQAYAGGNVMTSVLWVSYGLSIGRGQTNFWGLPLSGNALAGIGAGFVVLSAITSGWQTQVPDLLGLCMAFAYVRGASPRKLWLHLQHWRLQRQLKGRSKHLQVVRQDRPDRDQYLN